ATTGCCAGTTATTATATCAGAAGAGACCAAAACTAATGGATCAATCATTCCCATTTCCATAGAAACATTATTACCAAAATCAAAATCCTTTTCCTTAAAAAAATTTTCTATTTCTTCACTTTGTTCGACTATCTTATCATTAATTAATGATCCGAATACCAAATTAACCAAAAAAGATGAATGAGGTCTTCTAGATAAAATCGGATCAAGGTAATCCAAACCTTTATAATGAGAATAAAGACCCGGAAGTCTAATAACCGCCCTTTCTTTTCTTTCTAATTCGATTAATTCTTCAACAGACACCCCATAATATCTTTCAAATAAATCCTCATTAGGTAAAGGAATTACATCTACAATTATAGTTTTAAAGAAAGGTAAAAGTTGATAGGGTTTAATATTGTTAGAGGTAGCAGAATTTGAACTAGTATAAGGTGTTATTAAGTCAAGATCTGGATAAAAATCTAATATGTCAACATTATTTTCTTTAACTTTTTTCTTAATTCTCCCATATTCCGCTGCTTTGAGCTCATCTAATTTACTAAGAACTTCTAAATCCATATTTTATTATTTTGTTATTCATCAATTTATACTTATTAAAAACCGAACAAAATATAACAATAATACTGCATTTTGATCATGAAAAAAATTTACATAAGAGTTATATACTACTTAATCATTAAATATGTTTGTTTTCATGCTCTGATATATTATAAATAAGTTATGATCATTCAATTTTTAAAATAAAGATCATTTATCCACCCATTGGCGAAAATACTGTACTTTAGTTTAAGTACTAATAAAGATTGATACACTTTATCCGGACAATAATTCAATATCCTATCAAATGAGGGTGGTTAATTTTCCTTTTTTGATTTATTATTATTTTAGGCCATAATTCTGATAAAAAAGGTTTATTTGCTCCCTGTTAATTTTGTATTCAATTATAACACCTAAAACCAGTTCAATGTTTGATTAATTAGCTATATTAAAAATTACAGTTTTTTAAAAAAAATTAAAAAAGTGAGGATTATGGAAACCTCATTCAAAATATTTTTAGGGATTATGTTTGTGCTTGCAGTTTATATGTTGTTATTTGGTCATTTTCATCATCCAAGTAAAGTGTGAATGGTGATGTGCCTCCTGCAGGTATGGAATCAAGGCTGGCATATGTTGTATGTGTTGCAACAACTTTACCAGTTGAATCATATCCGGTTCCGCTGATTTCAACATATTTTTTATCAGTATTATAATTGTTTTGAACTTCACCTGAAACTATGTAATTTCCTATACTATCTCGTCTTGCACTTGAACTTAGTACGGTTATGTTTCCTGTTGGTTGTGAAGATGTGCTTACAGATGGAGAGGATGAAGATGTTGAAGTTGTTTTATCAGAAGAAATCATCCCTGCCAAACCTACAATTACTATGAGTCCGAT
This is a stretch of genomic DNA from Methanobacterium formicicum DSM 3637. It encodes these proteins:
- a CDS encoding FxLYD domain-containing protein; amino-acid sequence: MTKICPNCNQANVDSAGFCQNCGTKLKESVTAPSENKKPKGGASGWWSKQSSGGKAAILLVGVCVIGLIVIVGLAGMISSDKTTSTSSSSPSVSTSSQPTGNITVLSSSARRDSIGNYIVSGEVQNNYNTDKKYVEISGTGYDSTGKVVATHTTYASLDSIPAGGTSPFTLYLDDENDQITTYKLQAQT